One window of Hylemonella gracilis genomic DNA carries:
- a CDS encoding Rossmann fold nucleotide-binding protein: MSRASASVRKPQVCVLGSAEPGSTAYELAGRAGALLARHGITLVSGCGSPATRVAAERAIAEGGLVLSIVPPDEMPPADWPATVVVPCGMGDARNLLMALSGDACLVIGGRAGTISEVCLAWLHKRPLLPLVGCGGWSDTLPSHPPDERKNSPILPWSGMAELEHQLRQLQIIRPT; the protein is encoded by the coding sequence ATGTCCCGTGCATCTGCATCTGTCCGTAAACCCCAGGTCTGTGTACTCGGCAGCGCCGAGCCGGGTTCCACCGCCTACGAGTTGGCGGGCCGGGCCGGTGCACTGCTGGCCCGGCACGGCATCACTCTGGTCAGCGGGTGCGGTAGCCCCGCGACCCGGGTCGCGGCGGAGCGGGCCATCGCCGAAGGGGGGCTGGTGCTCAGCATCGTGCCGCCCGATGAAATGCCCCCTGCAGACTGGCCCGCGACGGTGGTGGTGCCCTGCGGCATGGGTGACGCGCGCAACCTGCTGATGGCCTTGTCGGGAGACGCCTGTCTGGTCATCGGCGGGCGCGCCGGCACGATTTCGGAGGTCTGCCTGGCCTGGCTGCACAAGCGCCCGCTCTTGCCCTTGGTGGGCTGCGGCGGGTGGTCCGATACGCTGCCATCCCATCCTCCTGACGAACGCAAGAACTCGCCCATCCTGCCCTGGAGCGGCATGGCAGAGTTGGAGCACCAACTTCGTCAACTGCAGATCATTCGACCGACTTGA
- a CDS encoding DUF4188 domain-containing protein, whose amino-acid sequence MVHKERLTATLEGDFVVFLIGMRINKPWLIHKWFPVAQAMPRMLKELSQQPDLGLLHAEMWFSRTIVLVQYWRSMEQLLAYAKNKEAAHLPAWRAFNKAIGTDGSVGIWHETYQASAGSYENVYVNMPPFGLGKAGVLQSATGGRQSASGRLHGGRETS is encoded by the coding sequence ATGGTTCACAAGGAACGTTTGACTGCGACGCTGGAGGGCGACTTTGTCGTCTTCCTGATCGGGATGCGGATCAACAAACCGTGGTTGATCCACAAATGGTTCCCCGTCGCCCAGGCCATGCCGCGCATGCTCAAGGAACTGAGCCAGCAACCCGATCTGGGCCTGCTGCATGCCGAGATGTGGTTCTCGCGCACCATCGTCCTGGTGCAGTACTGGCGCTCGATGGAGCAGTTGCTGGCCTACGCCAAGAACAAGGAGGCGGCGCATCTGCCCGCCTGGCGAGCCTTCAACAAGGCGATCGGCACCGACGGCTCGGTGGGCATCTGGCACGAGACCTACCAGGCTTCGGCAGGCAGCTATGAAAACGTCTACGTCAACATGCCGCCATTTGGCCTGGGCAAGGCGGGTGTGCTGCAGTCGGCCACGGGCGGAAGACAGTCCGCCTCGGGCCGCCTCCATGGCGGGCGTGAAACGTCCTGA
- the sdhD gene encoding succinate dehydrogenase, hydrophobic membrane anchor protein codes for MSVNYGSKRLVVGAHYGVRDWIAQRATAVIMALFTLLLLARVLFTSGPLGYESWAAVFAPQWMKVFTFAVVIALVWHVWVGMRDIWMDYVKPVWLRLSLQVFTIVWLAGCAGWALQVLWSL; via the coding sequence ATGTCCGTCAATTACGGCTCCAAGCGCCTTGTCGTGGGCGCGCACTACGGCGTGCGTGACTGGATCGCCCAGCGCGCCACCGCCGTCATCATGGCCCTCTTCACCCTGCTGCTGCTGGCGCGCGTGCTGTTCACCAGCGGCCCGCTGGGCTACGAGAGCTGGGCGGCCGTCTTCGCCCCGCAATGGATGAAGGTCTTCACCTTCGCCGTCGTCATCGCGCTGGTCTGGCACGTCTGGGTCGGCATGCGCGACATCTGGATGGATTACGTCAAGCCCGTCTGGCTGCGGCTGTCGCTGCAGGTCTTCACCATCGTCTGGCTGGCCGGCTGCGCCGGTTGGGCCCTCCAAGTTCTCTGGAGCCTCTGA
- a CDS encoding VOC family protein — translation MLDHMTFRVNDIQRAKAFYSAALAPLGYTVCFEGNYGSNLLGFAYPDPSEPDGKKADVWFIDGPSPYGGPPATTGCHLAWKASSRAAVDAFYKAAISAGGRDNGPPGLRPHYHAHYYGAFVIDLEGNNVEAVCHRPE, via the coding sequence ATGCTCGATCACATGACTTTTCGCGTCAACGACATCCAGCGCGCGAAGGCGTTCTACAGCGCGGCGCTAGCACCCCTGGGGTACACCGTTTGTTTCGAGGGCAACTACGGATCGAACCTCCTGGGCTTCGCTTACCCAGACCCCTCCGAGCCTGATGGCAAGAAGGCGGACGTGTGGTTCATTGACGGTCCCTCGCCTTATGGCGGTCCGCCCGCGACGACGGGCTGTCACCTGGCTTGGAAAGCCAGCAGCCGCGCGGCGGTGGATGCTTTCTACAAGGCCGCAATCAGCGCTGGCGGTCGGGACAACGGGCCGCCTGGTCTGCGTCCGCACTACCACGCCCACTATTACGGCGCCTTCGTCATTGACCTGGAGGGCAACAATGTCGAGGCCGTCTGCCATCGACCTGAATAG
- a CDS encoding nuclear transport factor 2 family protein, with protein MNTQENKVVAFRFFERFTASDLEGALDTMADDATWWIPGKKERSPSAGLYPKDKIGRLFHRMVNALENGLKMTVVSCIAEGDHVALEVVSEGDLKNGRQYRQEYHMLLKFRDGKIVSVREYLDTQHANDVWAAPLIEQELEKARTASQGGA; from the coding sequence ATGAACACGCAAGAGAACAAGGTCGTCGCTTTCAGATTCTTCGAGCGCTTCACGGCCAGTGATCTCGAAGGCGCCCTGGACACGATGGCCGATGACGCGACATGGTGGATACCCGGGAAAAAGGAACGGTCGCCCTCTGCTGGCCTGTACCCCAAGGACAAGATTGGCCGCCTCTTTCATCGCATGGTCAATGCGCTGGAGAACGGTTTGAAAATGACGGTGGTGTCCTGCATCGCCGAAGGCGATCATGTCGCCCTTGAGGTCGTCTCCGAGGGCGACTTGAAGAATGGACGCCAGTATCGGCAGGAGTACCACATGCTTCTGAAGTTCCGAGACGGCAAGATCGTATCGGTCCGAGAGTACCTGGATACCCAGCACGCCAACGATGTCTGGGCCGCACCGCTCATCGAGCAAGAGCTGGAAAAAGCACGCACTGCATCACAAGGCGGTGCCTGA
- a CDS encoding DUF3052 family protein, with protein sequence MPKKLGITEATLLVVLNGPSDYAAIVGELPAGVRVNAKLGAGTNLVHLFVTEREVLASELARLRKALHPDAVVWVSWPKKSAKVPTTVTEDTIRELALPLGWVDVKVCAVTEVWSGLKLVVRKELRSKGPA encoded by the coding sequence TTGCCCAAAAAACTGGGTATCACCGAGGCGACACTCCTCGTCGTTCTCAACGGGCCGAGCGACTATGCTGCCATCGTGGGTGAGCTGCCTGCCGGTGTGCGCGTGAATGCCAAACTCGGCGCCGGAACGAACCTGGTTCACCTCTTCGTGACCGAGCGCGAGGTGCTGGCGTCTGAGTTGGCGCGCTTGCGCAAGGCGCTGCACCCGGACGCGGTGGTCTGGGTGTCGTGGCCCAAGAAGTCCGCCAAGGTGCCGACCACGGTCACCGAAGACACCATCCGCGAACTGGCCTTGCCGCTGGGCTGGGTCGATGTGAAGGTTTGCGCGGTCACGGAGGTCTGGTCCGGCCTGAAGTTGGTCGTGCGCAAGGAGCTGCGGTCCAAGGGGCCGGCCTGA
- a CDS encoding VOC family protein: protein MKRVTGVGGIFFAARDPKALRAWYKKHLDIDVQDWGGAAFTWTDPDGNPSKGTTTWAISAEDEHPFAPSRSTFMVNYRVEDLAALLQLLREEGCNVIGKTDDSEYGKFGWVMDPEGNKVELWQPPAGQ from the coding sequence GTGAAAAGAGTCACAGGCGTAGGCGGCATCTTCTTTGCCGCCAGAGATCCGAAGGCACTGCGTGCCTGGTACAAGAAGCATCTGGACATTGATGTCCAAGACTGGGGCGGTGCCGCCTTCACTTGGACAGACCCGGATGGCAACCCTAGCAAGGGAACAACAACCTGGGCGATCAGTGCAGAGGATGAGCATCCTTTCGCTCCCAGCCGTTCCACGTTCATGGTCAACTACCGCGTCGAAGATCTCGCGGCCTTGCTGCAACTACTGCGCGAAGAAGGCTGCAATGTCATTGGGAAGACCGATGATTCTGAATATGGAAAGTTCGGATGGGTGATGGACCCGGAGGGCAATAAAGTCGAACTTTGGCAGCCCCCTGCGGGACAGTGA
- a CDS encoding citrate synthase, whose protein sequence is MKLADNKATLSFSNGKPAIELPVYSGNIGPDVIDIRKLYGQTGMFTYDPGFLSTAATQSAITYIDGDKGELLYRGYPIEQLAVNCDFLETCYLLLKGNLPNATEKKDFTELVTHHTMVNEQMQFFLRGFRRDAHPMAILTGLIGALSAFYHDSTDINNPEHREISAIRLIAKLPTLVAMAYKYGIGQPYMYPQNDLSYSGNFLRMMFATPCEDYKVNPVIEKALDRIFILHADHEQNASTSTVRLCGSSGTNPFAAIAAGVACLWGPAHGGANEAALNMLYDIQKQGGVAKIGEFIKQVKDKNSSVKLMGFGHRVYKNYDPRAKLMQQTCNEVLTELGLEKDPLFALAKELEKIALEDDYFVSRKLYPNVDFYSGIVQRAIGIPVNLFTGIFALARTVGWIAQLNEMIGDPEYKIGRPRQLYTGSERRDVPHISKR, encoded by the coding sequence ATGAAACTTGCAGACAACAAAGCCACCCTGTCGTTCAGCAACGGCAAGCCCGCCATTGAGCTGCCCGTCTACTCGGGCAACATCGGCCCGGACGTGATCGACATCCGCAAGCTGTACGGCCAGACCGGCATGTTCACCTATGACCCGGGTTTCCTGTCGACCGCGGCCACGCAATCCGCCATCACCTACATCGACGGCGACAAGGGTGAACTGCTGTACCGCGGCTACCCCATCGAGCAGCTCGCGGTGAACTGCGACTTCCTCGAGACCTGCTACCTGCTGCTCAAGGGCAATCTGCCCAACGCCACCGAGAAGAAGGACTTCACCGAACTGGTGACGCACCACACCATGGTGAACGAGCAGATGCAGTTCTTCCTGCGCGGTTTCCGCCGTGATGCCCACCCCATGGCCATCCTGACCGGCCTGATCGGCGCGCTCTCGGCCTTCTACCACGACAGCACGGACATCAACAACCCGGAACACCGCGAGATCTCGGCCATCCGCCTGATCGCCAAGCTGCCCACGCTGGTCGCCATGGCCTACAAGTACGGCATCGGCCAGCCTTACATGTACCCGCAGAACGACCTGAGCTACTCGGGCAACTTCCTGCGCATGATGTTCGCCACGCCCTGCGAGGACTACAAGGTCAACCCGGTGATTGAAAAAGCGCTGGACCGCATCTTCATCCTGCACGCCGACCACGAGCAGAACGCCTCCACCTCCACCGTGCGCCTGTGCGGCTCCTCCGGCACCAACCCCTTCGCGGCAATCGCCGCGGGCGTGGCCTGCCTCTGGGGTCCGGCCCACGGCGGCGCCAACGAAGCCGCGCTGAACATGCTGTACGACATCCAGAAGCAAGGTGGCGTGGCCAAGATCGGCGAGTTCATCAAGCAGGTCAAGGACAAGAACTCCAGTGTCAAGCTGATGGGCTTCGGTCACCGTGTCTACAAAAACTACGACCCGCGCGCCAAGCTGATGCAGCAGACCTGCAATGAAGTGCTGACCGAGCTGGGTCTGGAAAAGGACCCGCTGTTCGCCCTGGCCAAGGAACTGGAAAAGATCGCCCTGGAAGACGACTACTTCGTCTCGCGCAAGCTCTACCCGAACGTGGACTTCTACTCCGGCATCGTGCAGCGCGCCATCGGCATCCCGGTCAACCTGTTCACCGGCATCTTCGCGCTGGCCCGCACGGTCGGCTGGATCGCCCAGCTGAACGAAATGATCGGCGACCCCGAGTACAAGATTGGCCGTCCGCGCCAGCTCTACACCGGCTCGGAACGCCGCGACGTGCCGCACATCAGCAAGCGCTGA
- the sdhC gene encoding succinate dehydrogenase, cytochrome b556 subunit — protein MSELATPTRAQRPEFRNINALKDLPSYRLPAAGWVSILHRVSGALMFLLLPFVIWLFDTATTSELSYERFTAAFSAGIGFVPGWFVKLATLGLIWAYLHHIIAGLRHLWMDATHAVSKEFGRKSAVVTLVLSIALTVVLGAKLFGLY, from the coding sequence ATGTCCGAGCTTGCCACTCCCACGCGGGCCCAGCGGCCCGAGTTCCGCAACATCAACGCCCTCAAAGACCTTCCCAGCTACCGCCTCCCTGCGGCGGGCTGGGTCTCCATCCTGCACCGCGTCAGCGGCGCGCTGATGTTCCTGCTGCTGCCTTTCGTGATCTGGCTGTTCGACACCGCCACCACCTCCGAACTCTCCTATGAGCGCTTCACGGCTGCCTTCAGCGCCGGCATCGGCTTCGTGCCGGGCTGGTTCGTCAAGCTGGCCACGCTGGGCCTGATCTGGGCCTACCTGCACCACATCATCGCTGGCCTGCGCCACCTCTGGATGGACGCGACGCACGCCGTCTCCAAGGAGTTCGGTCGCAAGTCCGCCGTCGTCACGCTGGTCCTGTCCATCGCGCTGACTGTCGTGCTGGGCGCCAAGCTGTTCGGCCTCTACTGA
- a CDS encoding GntR family transcriptional regulator, whose protein sequence is MTTTPAMPPAPSALAPAFSPLYQQIKGLILQSLQSGEWKPGEAIPSELDLAARYRVSQGTVRKAIDELAADNLLLRRQGKGTFVATHAEQQVQYRFLRLMPDAFDAGEPRQATPAERHVIDCKRVRASAEIARALELRAGDGVLQVRRVLSFAGRPTILEDLWLPGAPFKGLTAERLRDNLGPMYALFETEFGVRMVRAEEKIRAVLPDAAQGALLKISRSTPLLSVERIAYTYNDVPMELRRGLYLTDMHHYRNVLN, encoded by the coding sequence ATGACCACGACGCCGGCCATGCCTCCTGCGCCTTCCGCGCTGGCACCCGCGTTCAGTCCGCTGTACCAGCAGATCAAGGGGCTCATCCTGCAAAGCCTGCAGTCAGGCGAATGGAAGCCGGGCGAGGCCATCCCCAGCGAACTCGACCTGGCCGCGCGCTACCGCGTCAGCCAGGGCACGGTCCGCAAGGCCATTGATGAACTGGCCGCGGACAACCTGCTGCTGCGCCGCCAGGGCAAGGGCACCTTCGTCGCCACGCATGCCGAGCAGCAGGTGCAATACCGCTTCCTGCGCCTGATGCCCGACGCCTTCGACGCGGGTGAGCCGCGCCAGGCCACGCCCGCTGAGCGCCACGTCATCGACTGCAAGCGCGTGCGCGCCAGCGCCGAAATCGCGCGCGCGCTCGAATTGCGCGCGGGCGATGGTGTGCTGCAGGTGCGCCGGGTGTTGTCTTTCGCGGGCCGCCCCACCATCCTGGAAGACCTGTGGCTGCCGGGTGCGCCTTTCAAGGGCCTGACGGCCGAACGCCTGCGCGACAACCTCGGTCCCATGTACGCCTTGTTCGAAACCGAATTTGGCGTGCGCATGGTGCGGGCCGAGGAAAAAATCCGCGCCGTGCTCCCGGACGCGGCGCAAGGCGCGCTGCTCAAGATCAGCCGCTCGACGCCGCTGCTGAGCGTGGAACGCATCGCCTACACCTACAACGATGTCCCGATGGAACTGCGCCGTGGCCTGTACCTGACCGACATGCACCATTACCGCAACGTCCTCAACTGA
- a CDS encoding malate dehydrogenase — MSKKPVRVAVTGAAGQIGYALLFRIASGEMLGKDQPVILQLLEIPDEKAQKALKGVIMELEDCAFPLLAGVIPTGDPLVAFKDVDYALLVGARPRGPGMERADLLAANAQIFTAQGKALDQVASRNVKVLVVGNPANTNAYIAMKSAPSLPRENFTAMLRLDHNRAASQIAAKTGGKVGEIEKLTVWGNHSPTMYADYRFATIGGKSVKDAINDQVWNETVFLPTVGKRGAAIIDARGLSSAASAANAAIDHMRDWALGSNGKWVTMGVPSNGEYGIPKDVIFGFPVTTEGGKYKIVEGLAIDEFSKKCIDKTLAELQGEQDGVKHLL; from the coding sequence ATGAGCAAAAAGCCCGTTCGCGTCGCCGTCACCGGCGCCGCCGGTCAAATCGGTTACGCCCTGCTGTTTCGCATCGCCTCGGGCGAAATGCTGGGCAAGGACCAACCCGTCATCCTGCAATTGCTCGAAATCCCCGACGAGAAGGCCCAGAAGGCCCTCAAGGGCGTGATCATGGAACTGGAAGACTGCGCCTTCCCGCTGCTGGCCGGCGTGATCCCCACGGGGGACCCGCTGGTGGCCTTCAAGGACGTCGACTACGCCCTGCTCGTGGGTGCCCGCCCGCGCGGCCCCGGCATGGAGCGCGCCGACCTGCTGGCCGCCAATGCCCAGATCTTCACCGCACAGGGAAAGGCCCTGGACCAGGTGGCTTCGCGCAACGTGAAGGTGCTGGTGGTCGGCAACCCGGCCAACACCAATGCCTACATCGCCATGAAGAGCGCGCCCAGCCTGCCGCGCGAGAACTTCACCGCCATGCTGCGCCTGGATCACAACCGCGCCGCCAGCCAGATCGCCGCCAAGACCGGTGGCAAGGTCGGCGAGATCGAGAAGCTCACTGTCTGGGGCAACCACTCGCCCACGATGTACGCCGACTACCGCTTCGCCACCATCGGCGGCAAGAGCGTCAAGGACGCGATCAATGACCAGGTCTGGAACGAAACTGTCTTCCTGCCCACCGTGGGCAAGCGCGGCGCGGCCATCATCGACGCGCGCGGCCTGTCGTCCGCCGCTTCCGCCGCCAACGCCGCCATCGACCACATGCGCGATTGGGCCCTGGGCTCCAATGGCAAGTGGGTCACCATGGGCGTGCCTTCCAACGGCGAATACGGCATCCCGAAGGACGTGATCTTCGGCTTCCCGGTCACGACCGAAGGCGGCAAGTACAAGATTGTCGAAGGCCTGGCCATCGACGAGTTCAGCAAGAAGTGCATCGACAAGACCCTGGCCGAGCTGCAAGGCGAGCAGGACGGCGTCAAGCACCTGCTGTGA
- a CDS encoding succinate dehydrogenase assembly factor 2, which produces MTVTPEENLIDERSLSKLKWRCRRGLLENDLFIERFFQQHEASLTVRQASGLAALMELSDNDLLDLNLGRKPLAQVAPEMDRDEVREVLKMLRTPA; this is translated from the coding sequence ATGACCGTGACGCCGGAAGAAAACCTCATTGATGAACGCAGTCTGAGCAAGCTCAAGTGGCGCTGCCGCCGGGGCCTGCTGGAAAACGATCTGTTCATCGAGCGTTTCTTCCAGCAGCATGAAGCATCCCTGACGGTGCGCCAGGCCTCGGGCCTGGCCGCCTTGATGGAGCTGAGCGACAACGACCTGCTCGACCTGAACCTGGGCCGCAAGCCCCTGGCGCAGGTAGCCCCCGAGATGGATCGTGACGAAGTGCGCGAAGTGCTGAAGATGTTGAGAACCCCAGCTTGA
- the sdhA gene encoding succinate dehydrogenase flavoprotein subunit: protein MSYSSSSITKRKFDVVIVGAGGSGMRASLQLARAGLNVAVLSKVFPTRSHTVAAQGGIGASLGNMSEDNWHYHFYDTVKGSDWLGDQDAIEYMCREAPKVVYELEHFGMPFDRNPDGTIYQRPFGGHTANYGEKPVQRACAAADRTGHAMLHTLYQQNVSAKTQFFVEWMALDLIRDAEGDVVGVTALEMETGDLHILQAKTVLLATGGAGRIFAASTNAFINTGDGLGMAARSGIPLQDMEFWQFHPTGVAGAGVLLTEGCRGEGAILLNNKGERFMERYAPTLKDLAPRDFVSRSMDQEIKEGRGCGPNGDYVLLKLDHLGAETIHKRLPSVYEIGVNFANVDITKEPIPVVPTIHYQMGGIPTNINGQVVVQQNGNDREIVNGLYAVGECSCVSVHGANRLGTNSLLDLLVFGKSAGNHIVEFASRTKSHKELPKDAADRSLARLNRLDADAKGEYCQTVANDIRATMQQHAGVFRTQASMDEGVRKINAIRERVGGIGLKDTSKVFNMARIEALEVENLIECAQATMTSAAARKECRGAHTVKDYEHPADHATAPLGRDDANWMKHTLWHSASNSLTYKAVNLKPLTVDSVPPKVRTF from the coding sequence ATGTCTTATTCCTCTTCGTCCATCACCAAGCGCAAGTTCGACGTCGTCATCGTCGGCGCCGGCGGCTCCGGCATGCGCGCCTCGCTGCAGCTGGCGCGCGCGGGCCTGAACGTCGCCGTGCTGTCCAAGGTTTTTCCCACCCGCAGCCACACCGTGGCGGCGCAGGGCGGCATCGGTGCCTCGCTCGGCAACATGTCCGAGGACAACTGGCACTACCACTTCTACGACACCGTCAAGGGTTCCGACTGGCTCGGCGACCAGGACGCCATCGAGTACATGTGCCGCGAAGCCCCGAAGGTCGTGTACGAGCTGGAACACTTCGGCATGCCCTTCGATCGCAACCCGGACGGCACCATCTACCAACGCCCCTTTGGTGGCCACACCGCCAACTACGGCGAAAAGCCCGTGCAACGCGCCTGCGCCGCGGCCGACCGCACCGGCCACGCCATGCTGCACACGCTGTACCAGCAGAACGTCTCGGCCAAGACCCAGTTCTTCGTCGAATGGATGGCGCTGGACCTGATCCGCGACGCCGAAGGCGACGTGGTGGGCGTGACCGCGCTCGAGATGGAAACCGGCGACCTGCACATCCTGCAGGCCAAGACCGTGCTGCTGGCCACCGGCGGCGCGGGCCGCATCTTCGCCGCGTCCACGAACGCCTTCATCAACACCGGTGACGGCCTGGGCATGGCCGCGCGCTCGGGCATCCCGCTGCAGGACATGGAGTTCTGGCAGTTCCACCCCACCGGCGTGGCCGGCGCGGGCGTGCTGCTGACCGAAGGCTGCCGCGGCGAAGGCGCCATTCTGCTGAACAACAAGGGCGAGCGCTTCATGGAGCGCTACGCGCCCACCTTGAAGGATCTGGCCCCGCGCGACTTCGTGTCCCGCTCCATGGACCAGGAAATCAAGGAAGGCCGCGGCTGCGGCCCCAACGGTGACTATGTGCTGCTCAAGCTCGACCACCTGGGCGCCGAGACCATCCACAAGCGCCTGCCCTCGGTCTACGAGATCGGCGTGAACTTCGCCAACGTGGACATCACCAAGGAACCCATTCCGGTCGTGCCCACCATCCACTACCAGATGGGCGGCATTCCGACCAACATCAACGGCCAGGTCGTCGTGCAGCAGAACGGCAACGACCGCGAGATCGTCAACGGCCTTTACGCCGTGGGCGAATGCTCCTGCGTGTCGGTGCACGGCGCCAACCGCCTGGGCACCAACTCGCTGCTTGACCTGCTGGTCTTCGGCAAGTCCGCGGGCAACCACATCGTCGAGTTCGCCTCGCGCACCAAGTCCCACAAGGAACTGCCCAAGGATGCGGCCGACCGTTCGCTGGCACGCCTGAACCGCCTGGACGCCGACGCCAAGGGCGAGTACTGTCAGACCGTGGCCAACGACATCCGCGCCACCATGCAGCAGCATGCGGGCGTGTTCCGCACCCAGGCCAGCATGGACGAAGGCGTGCGCAAGATCAACGCCATCCGTGAGCGCGTGGGCGGCATCGGCCTGAAGGACACCTCCAAGGTCTTCAACATGGCGCGCATCGAGGCGCTGGAAGTCGAGAACCTGATCGAGTGCGCCCAGGCCACCATGACTTCCGCCGCCGCCCGTAAGGAATGCCGCGGCGCGCACACGGTCAAGGACTATGAACATCCGGCCGATCACGCCACGGCGCCGCTGGGCCGCGACGACGCGAACTGGATGAAACACACCCTGTGGCACAGCGCGAGCAACAGCCTGACCTACAAGGCCGTCAACCTCAAGCCACTGACGGTGGATTCCGTGCCGCCCAAGGTGCGCACGTTCTGA
- a CDS encoding succinate dehydrogenase iron-sulfur subunit → MEKRTFSIYRYDPDKDAKPYMQTIEVELEGNERMLLDALVKLKAVDPSLSFRRSCREGVCGSDAMNINGKNGLACLTNLKTLKGTIVLKPLPGLPVVRDLIVDMTQFFTQYHSIKPYLVNDEVPPEKERLQSPEEREELNGLYECILCASCSTSCPSFWWNPDKFVGPAGLLQAYRFIADSRDQATAERLDNLEDPYRLFRCHTIMNCVDVCPKGLNPTKAIGKIKEMMVARAV, encoded by the coding sequence ATGGAAAAACGTACTTTCAGCATCTACCGCTACGACCCGGACAAGGACGCCAAGCCCTACATGCAGACCATCGAGGTTGAACTCGAAGGCAATGAACGCATGCTGCTGGACGCCCTGGTCAAGCTCAAGGCCGTGGACCCGTCGCTGTCTTTCCGCCGCTCCTGCCGTGAAGGCGTCTGTGGCTCGGACGCGATGAACATCAACGGCAAGAACGGCCTGGCCTGCCTGACCAATCTGAAAACGCTCAAGGGCACCATCGTGCTCAAGCCCCTGCCCGGACTGCCGGTGGTGCGCGACCTGATCGTCGACATGACGCAGTTCTTCACGCAGTACCACAGCATCAAGCCCTACCTGGTCAACGACGAAGTGCCGCCCGAAAAGGAGCGCCTGCAGTCGCCCGAGGAACGCGAGGAACTGAACGGCCTGTACGAGTGCATCCTGTGCGCGAGCTGCTCGACCAGTTGCCCCAGCTTCTGGTGGAACCCGGACAAGTTCGTCGGCCCCGCCGGCCTGCTGCAAGCCTACCGCTTCATCGCGGACAGCCGCGACCAGGCCACAGCCGAACGACTGGACAATCTGGAAGACCCCTACCGTCTGTTCCGCTGCCACACCATCATGAATTGCGTCGATGTCTGCCCCAAGGGTTTGAACCCCACCAAGGCCATCGGCAAGATCAAGGAAATGATGGTCGCGCGCGCGGTCTGA
- a CDS encoding HpcH/HpaI aldolase/citrate lyase family protein yields the protein MLHPRDVLLGAQAATGFLPVCDHYCGVEARMRKSLALQAELAEEFGACVFDVTLDCEDGAPAGGEAEHAALVADLALGAAPAARVAARVHPVDHPAFASDVRTIVGRAGARLRHLMIPKVESVADVARAVAAVDAAGGQRLPLHGLIESPLAVRNAFEIAAHPRVQSLSFGLMDFVSAHGGAIPDSAMTVQGQFEHPLVLRAKLEIAAACHAHGKTPSHCVVTEFKDAAALQGAARRAARELGYTRMWSIHPDQVRPILLAFAPEQQDIERAAALIEAAEKAQWAPISHQGVLHDRASYRYYWQVLERAFRTGKALPASVQSHFIHHQPDPELI from the coding sequence ATGCTCCATCCGCGTGATGTTCTCCTCGGTGCCCAGGCCGCCACCGGTTTTTTGCCGGTGTGCGACCACTATTGCGGCGTCGAGGCGCGCATGCGCAAGAGCCTGGCCTTGCAGGCCGAGTTGGCCGAGGAGTTTGGCGCCTGCGTCTTTGACGTGACGCTGGACTGCGAGGACGGCGCGCCCGCGGGCGGCGAGGCGGAGCACGCCGCGCTGGTGGCGGACCTCGCCCTCGGTGCCGCGCCTGCGGCCCGGGTCGCGGCCCGCGTGCATCCGGTGGACCATCCTGCCTTCGCGTCCGATGTGCGGACCATCGTGGGCCGGGCGGGCGCCCGGCTGCGCCACCTGATGATTCCCAAGGTGGAATCGGTGGCCGACGTGGCGCGCGCCGTCGCCGCCGTGGACGCGGCCGGGGGCCAGCGCCTGCCCTTGCATGGCTTGATCGAGTCGCCACTTGCGGTGCGCAACGCCTTCGAGATCGCCGCGCATCCGCGCGTGCAATCCCTCAGCTTCGGCCTCATGGATTTCGTGTCGGCCCATGGCGGCGCGATTCCGGACAGCGCCATGACGGTGCAAGGCCAGTTTGAGCATCCCCTGGTCCTGCGTGCCAAGCTGGAAATCGCCGCGGCCTGCCATGCCCATGGCAAGACACCGTCGCATTGCGTGGTGACGGAGTTCAAGGACGCCGCCGCCCTCCAGGGCGCCGCGCGGCGCGCGGCCCGGGAGCTGGGCTACACGCGCATGTGGAGCATCCATCCGGACCAGGTCCGACCCATCCTGCTGGCGTTCGCGCCGGAGCAGCAAGACATCGAACGGGCCGCCGCCCTCATCGAGGCGGCTGAAAAGGCGCAATGGGCGCCCATCAGCCACCAGGGCGTATTGCACGACCGCGCCAGCTACCGCTACTACTGGCAGGTGCTGGAGCGTGCCTTCCGCACGGGCAAGGCCCTGCCCGCGAGCGTGCAAAGCCATTTCATTCACCATCAACCAGACCCTGAACTCATCTGA